The Pyrococcus horikoshii OT3 genome includes a window with the following:
- a CDS encoding DNA adenine methylase produces the protein MAEPVLKWAGGKRQILHYIVSLMPSDYKDRRFHEPFFGGGAVTFWLEPKEGTINDINPKLINFYIILRDYPEELIEDAKMHKNEREYYYRMRREYNKLALSSWFRDFVRRGFKVESEQDRRNAIRLASLLLYLNKTAYNGLYRENRKGEFNVPFGRYKNPRIVDEKRLREASRVLRNLEIYNTDFSYVLDKAKEGDLVYFDPPYQPISQTASFTDYSKEGFTYKDQIRLRDVCLELHRRGVYFILSNSSAPEIVKLYKDIPEFDIIIVKAKRVINSKADRRGPVDEILVTNVPREERVGLEKAIKLTRQESYEKQEQGHNRERSILEWIN, from the coding sequence ATGGCAGAACCCGTTTTAAAGTGGGCCGGCGGAAAGAGGCAAATCCTCCATTATATAGTCTCTCTAATGCCTTCCGATTATAAGGATAGGCGTTTCCATGAACCATTCTTTGGTGGTGGGGCCGTCACATTTTGGCTGGAGCCAAAAGAGGGAACGATCAACGACATTAATCCAAAGCTGATTAACTTCTACATCATCCTACGTGATTACCCTGAAGAGTTAATTGAAGATGCAAAGATGCATAAGAATGAAAGGGAGTACTACTATAGAATGCGAAGAGAATACAATAAACTTGCCCTCAGTAGTTGGTTTAGGGACTTTGTAAGGAGGGGATTTAAGGTAGAGAGTGAGCAGGATAGGAGAAATGCAATTCGTCTTGCAAGCCTCCTGCTTTACCTGAATAAGACTGCATATAATGGGCTGTACAGGGAGAACAGGAAGGGCGAGTTTAACGTTCCCTTTGGGAGGTACAAAAATCCTAGGATCGTTGATGAGAAGAGATTAAGGGAAGCGAGCAGAGTTTTAAGAAACCTCGAAATTTATAATACTGACTTCTCATATGTCCTCGATAAGGCTAAGGAGGGAGATCTAGTTTACTTTGATCCTCCATACCAGCCCATTTCCCAAACGGCTAGCTTTACAGATTACTCTAAGGAAGGATTCACATACAAGGATCAAATAAGGCTTAGAGATGTGTGCTTAGAACTCCATAGGAGAGGAGTATATTTCATCTTGAGCAATTCTTCAGCTCCAGAGATAGTTAAGCTCTATAAAGATATCCCTGAATTCGACATAATAATTGTGAAAGCAAAGAGGGTTATTAACTCCAAAGCGGATCGTAGGGGCCCTGTTGATGAAATTCTTGTGACTAATGTTCCAAGGGAAGAAAGAGTTGGACTAGAGAAGGCTATTAAGTTAACAAGACAAGAGAGCTATGAAAAACAGGAACAAGGACACAATAGAGAGAGATCAATACTTGAGTGGATTAATTAA
- a CDS encoding EVE domain-containing protein produces the protein MTYWICITNRENWEVIKRHNVWGVPKKHKNTLSRVKPGDKLVIYVRQEKDKEGNLLEPKIVGIYEVTSEPYVDFSRIFKPHRGGKETYPYRVKIKPIKIGEINFKPLINDLKFIKNKKRWSMHFFGKAMRELPEEDYKLIEKLLL, from the coding sequence ATGACCTATTGGATCTGCATTACGAACAGGGAGAATTGGGAAGTCATAAAGAGGCATAATGTATGGGGGGTTCCAAAGAAACATAAGAATACTCTTTCAAGGGTTAAACCAGGGGATAAGCTCGTGATATACGTGAGGCAAGAAAAAGATAAAGAAGGAAATTTGCTTGAACCAAAGATCGTAGGAATTTATGAGGTTACAAGTGAACCTTACGTCGACTTTAGCCGTATCTTTAAGCCCCACAGGGGAGGTAAGGAAACTTACCCATACAGGGTGAAGATAAAACCTATTAAAATAGGGGAAATCAATTTTAAGCCGCTAATCAACGACTTAAAGTTCATTAAGAACAAGAAGAGATGGTCAATGCACTTTTTTGGGAAGGCCATGAGGGAGCTACCTGAGGAGGACTATAAGCTGATTGAGAAACTATTATTATGA
- the trmB gene encoding HTH-type sugar-sensing transcriptional regulator TrmB, whose translation MEIPPEILQSLIELGFTKYEVLTYWTLLVYGPSTAKEISIRSGIPYNRVYDTISSLKVRGFVTEIEGNPKVYAAYSPRIAFLRFKKELDEISEKLEKAISEVKREERCRPSIWRSHDFEEAIEMFKETLESSENEVIVVTPSEFFKSIRETLIGILDRGVTLSLYIDKVPDISDFEGRGNFFLRRFTKFNHLIGLADGKVVATIQNVSFMPPSPPSFKSTFKEIIFSQYSLTLEIFKESSLEVEQIMNPQDIRFFAVFHAADFVKRHLPSSTIFSEIVGRNVKTGEVEKLYGKVVGYTLSFREGVNNIQIETEKGIVKVGGMFAVIEDYESTNVRLMLES comes from the coding sequence ATGGAAATTCCTCCCGAAATCCTTCAATCTTTGATAGAACTTGGCTTCACCAAGTACGAGGTGCTAACCTATTGGACTCTACTCGTTTACGGTCCAAGTACCGCTAAGGAGATCTCAATTCGAAGCGGAATCCCCTATAACAGGGTTTACGACACGATATCTTCCCTAAAAGTTAGGGGATTTGTCACAGAAATCGAAGGAAATCCCAAGGTTTATGCAGCTTATTCTCCCAGGATAGCTTTCCTTAGATTTAAAAAAGAACTAGATGAAATTTCAGAGAAGCTAGAGAAAGCGATTTCTGAAGTTAAAAGGGAGGAGAGATGTAGGCCCTCGATATGGAGGAGTCACGATTTTGAGGAAGCCATAGAAATGTTCAAGGAAACCCTGGAATCATCAGAAAATGAGGTTATAGTTGTAACCCCAAGTGAATTCTTTAAGAGCATTAGAGAAACCCTTATTGGTATTCTAGACAGGGGGGTAACCCTTTCACTTTATATAGATAAAGTTCCAGATATCTCGGATTTTGAGGGGAGGGGAAACTTTTTCTTAAGAAGGTTTACGAAGTTTAACCATTTAATAGGGCTAGCGGATGGAAAGGTCGTTGCAACAATTCAGAACGTCAGCTTCATGCCTCCCTCCCCTCCAAGCTTTAAGTCGACGTTTAAGGAGATAATATTCTCCCAGTATAGCCTAACCCTTGAGATATTTAAGGAGTCATCACTTGAAGTTGAGCAGATAATGAATCCCCAGGATATAAGATTCTTCGCGGTCTTTCATGCTGCAGACTTCGTGAAAAGACACCTTCCCTCTTCAACGATCTTCAGCGAGATCGTCGGTAGGAACGTAAAGACTGGAGAAGTGGAAAAGCTCTACGGGAAGGTTGTGGGTTACACCCTTTCCTTCAGGGAGGGAGTGAACAACATTCAAATAGAAACGGAAAAAGGGATCGTAAAGGTCGGGGGAATGTTCGCGGTAATTGAGGATTACGAGAGCACTAACGTGAGGCTCATGCTAGAATCATAA
- the treT gene encoding trehalose synthase, translating to MYEVKEFSSGKRKLEDYKSIIGEEEVSKIQEKAEKLKGRSFVHVNSTSFGGGVAEILHSLVPLLRSIGIEARWFVIEGPTEFFNVTKTFHNALQGNESLKLTEEMKELYLNVNRENSKFIDLSSFDYVLVHDPQPAALIEFYEKKSPWLWRCHIDLSSPNREFWEFLRRFVEKYDRYIFHLPEYVQPELDRNKAVIMPPSIDPLSEKNVELKQTEILRILERFDVDPEKPIITQVSRFDPWKGIFDVIEIYRKVKEKIPGVQLLLVGVMAHDDPEGWIYFEKTLRKIGEDYDVKVLTNLIGVHAREVNAFQRASDVILQMSIREGFGLTVTEAMWKGKPVIGRAVGGIKFQIVDGETGFLVRDANEAVEKVLYLLKHPEVSKEMGAKAKERVRKNFIITKHMERYLDILNSLGG from the coding sequence ATGTACGAGGTTAAGGAATTTAGTTCGGGGAAAAGAAAGCTTGAAGACTATAAAAGCATAATAGGGGAGGAAGAAGTTAGCAAAATCCAGGAAAAGGCCGAGAAATTGAAAGGAAGAAGTTTCGTCCATGTGAACTCAACTTCCTTCGGAGGAGGTGTCGCCGAGATACTCCACAGCTTGGTACCCCTACTGAGGAGCATTGGAATTGAAGCAAGGTGGTTCGTAATCGAGGGGCCCACGGAATTCTTCAACGTCACGAAGACCTTTCACAACGCACTTCAAGGTAACGAATCCCTCAAGCTAACGGAGGAGATGAAAGAACTTTACCTCAATGTGAACAGGGAAAATTCTAAATTCATTGACCTTTCAAGCTTTGACTACGTTCTAGTCCACGACCCCCAGCCGGCCGCCCTTATAGAGTTCTACGAGAAGAAGAGCCCATGGCTCTGGAGGTGCCACATAGATCTCAGCTCACCAAACAGAGAATTCTGGGAGTTCCTGAGGAGGTTCGTGGAGAAGTACGACAGATATATCTTCCACCTTCCTGAGTACGTTCAGCCTGAGTTAGATAGGAATAAGGCCGTTATAATGCCTCCATCGATAGATCCCCTGAGCGAAAAGAACGTTGAGCTTAAGCAGACGGAAATCCTAAGAATCCTTGAGAGATTCGACGTTGATCCGGAGAAACCTATAATAACCCAGGTCTCAAGGTTCGATCCATGGAAAGGGATATTCGACGTTATCGAGATTTACAGAAAGGTTAAGGAAAAGATCCCAGGAGTTCAGCTACTCCTAGTTGGGGTCATGGCCCACGACGACCCAGAGGGATGGATCTACTTCGAAAAGACCCTAAGGAAGATAGGAGAAGACTACGATGTGAAAGTCCTGACGAATTTAATAGGGGTTCACGCGAGGGAGGTTAACGCCTTCCAAAGGGCTAGCGATGTTATATTACAAATGTCGATAAGGGAAGGGTTCGGGTTAACAGTTACCGAGGCTATGTGGAAGGGAAAACCTGTAATTGGTAGAGCAGTTGGCGGTATTAAGTTCCAGATAGTAGATGGGGAGACTGGATTCTTGGTAAGGGATGCAAATGAAGCCGTTGAGAAGGTGCTCTATCTCCTTAAACATCCAGAGGTATCGAAGGAGATGGGAGCTAAGGCCAAGGAAAGGGTGAGGAAAAACTTCATAATAACTAAACATATGGAAAGGTACTTGGATATCTTGAACTCCCTCGGAGGATGA
- a CDS encoding carbohydrate ABC transporter permease → MKIRRYLVPNLIAWSIGIAWLIPFMGVLMASVRPYEEIVSGWWHLHPFTITLKNYINALNHPMFPIGEGLKNSLIVAIPSTIVPVIVASLAAYAFARYSFPIKHYLFAFIVLLMALPQQMTVVPLYFLLRNAHLLNTFRGLIIVHSAWGLAWIIFFMRNYFSMLPTDVEEAAKIDGATDFQIFYKIVLPMALPGLISASILQFTWVWSDFFLALVFLQNPEKYVATQRLPLLRGQYFVDWGLLTAASIMVMLVPLLVYALFQKYYISGMIGWSVEK, encoded by the coding sequence ATGAAAATTAGGAGGTATCTAGTTCCTAACTTAATTGCCTGGTCAATTGGAATAGCCTGGCTAATCCCGTTCATGGGAGTATTGATGGCATCGGTAAGGCCCTATGAAGAGATCGTGAGCGGCTGGTGGCATCTTCACCCATTCACCATTACCTTGAAAAATTACATAAACGCACTAAATCATCCAATGTTCCCTATTGGAGAAGGACTCAAGAACTCCCTAATAGTGGCCATCCCATCAACGATAGTTCCCGTTATAGTCGCATCATTAGCGGCCTATGCATTTGCCAGGTACAGCTTCCCCATAAAGCATTACCTATTTGCATTTATAGTTCTCCTAATGGCCCTTCCCCAGCAGATGACGGTTGTCCCCCTCTACTTCCTACTGAGGAATGCTCACCTGCTCAACACTTTCAGGGGATTGATAATAGTTCACTCCGCATGGGGCCTTGCATGGATAATATTCTTCATGAGGAACTACTTCTCAATGCTTCCAACGGATGTCGAGGAAGCGGCCAAAATAGATGGAGCTACCGACTTCCAAATATTCTATAAGATAGTCCTTCCCATGGCATTACCTGGGCTGATCTCAGCATCTATACTTCAATTTACATGGGTTTGGAGTGACTTCTTCCTGGCATTGGTGTTCCTTCAGAATCCAGAAAAATACGTTGCAACTCAGCGTTTACCCCTGCTTAGAGGTCAGTACTTCGTTGATTGGGGGCTCTTAACTGCGGCATCGATAATGGTAATGCTCGTCCCCCTCCTCGTGTACGCATTGTTCCAGAAGTATTACATTAGTGGTATGATTGGATGGTCAGTTGAGAAGTGA
- a CDS encoding carbohydrate ABC transporter permease encodes MRRNLTPFFFLLPALTLMVPFVIYPVFKTIYLSFFLGDKFVGLENYKNVLLSPDIVNLERFPTKSPPWGALIHNIVWIAIHLPTTIFLGLGFALLLRKKEVKGSSIIKSIIFLGMVIPMVVGGLIIRFLFEEGAGVIPAFFKLIGIEKLAITWTAYPQTALFSVILGSIWIWTGFSMLMYSAGLASIPKDYYEAALIDGANKFQIFRFVIWPLLRPITVVIVAMTLLWDLKIFDIVYVATGGGPGGASMVLALQMWDYFARSLNYNYAAVVAVLLTALTFIPALWLIKRRG; translated from the coding sequence GTGAGGAGGAACTTAACTCCCTTCTTCTTTCTTTTACCGGCCTTAACCCTGATGGTACCCTTCGTTATATATCCCGTCTTCAAGACGATATACCTAAGCTTCTTTCTGGGCGATAAATTCGTTGGGCTTGAAAATTATAAGAACGTCCTTCTAAGTCCGGACATAGTTAACCTTGAGAGGTTCCCGACGAAATCCCCTCCTTGGGGAGCATTAATTCATAACATAGTTTGGATAGCGATTCACCTTCCAACGACGATATTCCTTGGTTTGGGATTTGCCCTCCTCCTTAGAAAGAAGGAGGTTAAGGGGAGCTCTATAATAAAGTCGATAATATTCCTGGGAATGGTAATCCCGATGGTGGTAGGAGGGTTAATAATAAGGTTCCTCTTCGAGGAGGGGGCCGGAGTAATCCCAGCATTCTTTAAGCTAATTGGTATTGAAAAACTCGCAATTACTTGGACGGCCTATCCTCAGACGGCCTTATTTTCAGTCATCCTTGGTTCCATCTGGATATGGACGGGGTTCAGCATGTTAATGTACTCCGCAGGGCTAGCTTCCATCCCAAAGGATTACTACGAAGCAGCCCTGATCGATGGGGCTAATAAGTTTCAAATCTTCAGATTCGTAATATGGCCCCTCCTCAGGCCAATAACCGTCGTGATAGTTGCAATGACCTTGCTCTGGGATCTCAAGATATTCGACATAGTATATGTAGCTACTGGAGGGGGCCCAGGAGGAGCTTCAATGGTTCTAGCCCTCCAGATGTGGGACTACTTCGCTAGATCCCTTAATTACAACTACGCTGCCGTTGTTGCCGTTTTACTTACGGCTTTAACCTTCATCCCAGCACTGTGGCTGATAAAAAGGAGGGGATAA
- a CDS encoding ABC transporter substrate-binding protein: MNKIPALLLVGALIIATVASGCIGGTTTTETPTVTKTKTQEVITLKVIGPWSGAELDAFMEVLKAFEKQHPNIKIEYKTYRAEDLSTILPLQFESHDTPADVIFMWGWFIAEMGKKGHLMELNNIINPEEYVPGILDSVTVDGKIYGAPFTAAAKPGFWYRKSFFEKHNLKPPKTWDDFVALLEEIKKIPGIKAPIVSGDSVGWPLSDVTEHFILTFGGKDLQLKLIKGEVKWEDPQVRKIFEEKLVPLLKAGYFSDPIEWTSAVDLWWKGEYALYFMGTWITGMVDDPNDLGLIPLPGVKAMVIAPDYLMVPKYTSHPKEALELAKFLATEGQRIHVGTKSGKLATWKKVSIDDYWAPMRDVAKIVANVESAPDLDDSVGGEWQKVFWDQLKLLWVQPDRLDEVLKTLDEKFPKK; this comes from the coding sequence ATGAACAAGATTCCCGCCCTCCTTTTAGTTGGAGCGTTGATAATAGCCACAGTTGCGAGTGGGTGTATAGGGGGAACCACAACAACAGAGACACCAACGGTTACTAAGACCAAGACCCAGGAGGTAATAACGCTCAAGGTAATCGGGCCTTGGTCGGGGGCTGAACTTGATGCATTCATGGAGGTTCTAAAGGCCTTTGAAAAGCAACATCCTAATATAAAGATCGAGTACAAAACGTATAGAGCAGAAGACCTATCCACGATTCTCCCCCTCCAATTCGAATCCCATGATACTCCAGCTGATGTTATATTCATGTGGGGATGGTTCATCGCAGAGATGGGTAAGAAAGGACACCTAATGGAGCTTAACAACATTATTAACCCTGAAGAATACGTTCCTGGGATTTTAGATAGTGTAACGGTGGATGGGAAGATCTATGGGGCCCCATTTACGGCCGCAGCAAAACCAGGTTTCTGGTACAGGAAGTCCTTCTTTGAGAAGCACAATCTAAAGCCACCAAAGACCTGGGATGATTTCGTTGCATTGCTCGAGGAGATAAAGAAGATACCAGGGATTAAAGCTCCAATAGTCAGCGGAGATAGCGTGGGATGGCCCCTATCAGATGTAACGGAACACTTCATACTAACCTTTGGAGGGAAGGATCTCCAGCTCAAGCTAATAAAAGGAGAAGTTAAGTGGGAAGATCCTCAGGTTAGAAAAATCTTCGAGGAGAAACTCGTTCCTTTGCTAAAAGCTGGATACTTTAGTGATCCCATAGAGTGGACATCCGCTGTTGATCTATGGTGGAAAGGAGAATACGCACTCTACTTCATGGGAACTTGGATAACAGGAATGGTCGATGATCCGAACGACCTCGGCCTAATTCCACTTCCTGGGGTAAAAGCCATGGTTATAGCCCCGGACTATTTAATGGTTCCAAAGTACACTAGTCATCCTAAGGAAGCCCTAGAACTTGCTAAGTTCCTTGCGACGGAGGGACAAAGGATCCACGTTGGAACGAAGTCAGGAAAGCTAGCTACCTGGAAGAAGGTTTCGATAGACGATTACTGGGCCCCGATGAGGGATGTTGCAAAGATCGTTGCGAACGTTGAATCAGCTCCAGATCTGGATGACAGCGTTGGAGGGGAGTGGCAGAAGGTCTTCTGGGATCAGCTTAAGCTACTTTGGGTGCAACCCGATAGGCTTGACGAGGTTTTAAAGACCCTAGACGAGAAGTTCCCGAAGAAGTGA
- a CDS encoding acetamidase/formamidase family protein — translation MITPTIRGGHEVNYLVAVEGAKVGDAIAIRVERIRVLSKAASSGVDSPREGSFVGDPYVAKKCPVCNEPWPEFEVVGIGEDAIRCKKCGAPVSPFRMINGYTMVFDHEGGVGVTVDKKTAEMIAKNAWEWHALPKNSKQVPILIFAKADIVGVPSRIRPFLGQLGTIPAVDIPDSHNAGDFGYFLINAPHPYAISKEDYETKLTDGHLDVDSVREGAIVIAPVKVEGGGVYAGDAHAMEGDGEVAGHTTDVTAETTVTVEVIKGLNLEGPILLPPEEDLPPLAKPWRKDEWEKVERLAKKFGIEVEPVAPLQIIGSGPTINDAALNGFKRAAKLFGMSVEEVKNRVTITGAVEIGRLPGIVQVSMQVPLRILEKLGIYELVVKHYNLPF, via the coding sequence ATGATAACACCAACTATTAGAGGAGGACATGAGGTCAACTATCTCGTAGCGGTGGAAGGGGCAAAAGTTGGTGACGCCATAGCGATTAGGGTAGAGAGGATTAGAGTGCTTTCAAAGGCCGCATCATCGGGCGTCGACTCCCCCAGAGAAGGGAGCTTTGTTGGTGACCCTTACGTTGCGAAGAAGTGTCCAGTTTGTAATGAACCATGGCCCGAGTTTGAAGTGGTAGGAATTGGAGAAGACGCTATAAGGTGCAAAAAGTGTGGAGCCCCTGTGTCACCATTTAGGATGATAAATGGGTATACCATGGTTTTTGACCATGAAGGTGGCGTTGGAGTCACTGTTGACAAGAAGACGGCCGAAATGATAGCGAAAAATGCCTGGGAATGGCATGCACTACCTAAAAATTCAAAACAAGTCCCCATATTAATCTTCGCAAAAGCAGATATCGTTGGAGTTCCATCTAGAATTAGACCATTCTTAGGCCAGTTGGGAACAATACCTGCAGTTGATATCCCTGACTCGCACAATGCTGGAGATTTCGGATACTTCCTAATCAACGCTCCCCACCCCTATGCGATTTCCAAAGAGGATTATGAAACCAAGTTAACCGATGGTCACTTGGACGTTGACTCCGTAAGGGAAGGAGCTATAGTCATAGCGCCAGTTAAAGTAGAAGGGGGAGGAGTTTACGCTGGAGATGCTCACGCAATGGAAGGAGATGGGGAAGTCGCTGGCCATACAACGGATGTAACGGCCGAGACAACTGTTACAGTTGAGGTTATAAAGGGCTTAAACCTAGAAGGGCCTATTCTTTTACCTCCAGAGGAAGATCTACCACCCCTGGCCAAACCCTGGAGGAAAGATGAATGGGAAAAGGTTGAGAGGTTAGCAAAGAAGTTTGGAATTGAAGTTGAGCCTGTTGCTCCACTCCAAATAATTGGTTCTGGACCAACGATTAACGATGCTGCACTCAACGGGTTTAAGAGAGCGGCAAAGCTCTTTGGAATGAGCGTTGAGGAGGTTAAGAATAGGGTCACCATTACCGGAGCTGTAGAGATTGGAAGATTGCCCGGAATAGTCCAAGTTTCCATGCAAGTTCCACTAAGGATCCTTGAGAAGCTTGGGATATACGAGCTAGTAGTTAAGCACTATAACCTTCCATTTTAG
- the cpsA gene encoding carboxypeptidase CpsA, whose protein sequence is MDEFIIKRAKELQGYIVEKRRDFHMYPELKYEEERTSKIVEEELKKLGYEVVRTAKTGVIGILKGKEDGKTVALRADMDALPIQEENDVPYKSRVPGKMHACGHDAHTAMLLGAAKILAEMKDELQGTVKLIFQPAEEGGLGAKKIVEEGHLDDVDAIFGIHVWAELPSGIIGIKSGPLLASADAFRVLIKGKGGHGAAPHLSIDPIALAVDLVNAYQKIISREVDPLQPAVLSVTSIKAGTTFNVIPESAEILGTIRTFDEEVRDYIVRRMKEITENFANGMRCEGKFELTIEHIPPTINNEKLANFARDVLKVLGEIREPKPTMGAEDFAFYTTKAPGLFIFLGIRNEEKGIIYPHHHPKFNVDEDILWMGAAIHSLLTYHYLSL, encoded by the coding sequence ATGGATGAGTTTATAATTAAAAGAGCAAAAGAGTTGCAGGGGTATATAGTTGAGAAGAGGAGAGATTTCCACATGTACCCAGAGCTGAAGTATGAGGAAGAGAGGACTTCTAAAATAGTGGAGGAAGAATTAAAAAAGCTCGGATATGAAGTTGTCAGAACTGCAAAAACAGGGGTTATAGGTATCCTTAAAGGAAAAGAAGACGGAAAAACCGTGGCTTTAAGGGCTGATATGGATGCTTTGCCTATTCAGGAGGAGAATGATGTTCCTTATAAGTCTAGGGTTCCTGGGAAGATGCATGCTTGTGGTCACGACGCCCACACAGCAATGCTACTAGGAGCAGCAAAGATATTAGCGGAGATGAAAGATGAGTTGCAGGGAACCGTTAAATTAATATTCCAACCTGCTGAGGAAGGAGGACTTGGAGCAAAGAAGATAGTTGAAGAAGGGCACTTGGATGATGTAGATGCTATCTTTGGGATCCACGTATGGGCCGAGCTACCTTCGGGAATCATAGGAATCAAGAGCGGGCCACTACTAGCGTCTGCAGATGCATTTAGGGTTTTGATAAAGGGGAAGGGAGGTCACGGAGCAGCACCGCACCTCTCGATAGACCCAATAGCTTTAGCTGTAGATTTAGTGAATGCCTATCAGAAGATAATATCGAGGGAAGTAGATCCACTACAACCAGCGGTTCTTAGCGTTACCTCGATAAAAGCTGGAACGACATTTAATGTAATTCCAGAATCCGCGGAGATACTTGGAACCATAAGGACATTCGATGAGGAAGTTAGGGATTATATAGTAAGGAGAATGAAGGAGATTACTGAAAACTTTGCCAATGGGATGAGGTGCGAGGGGAAGTTTGAACTAACGATAGAGCATATACCCCCAACTATAAATAATGAAAAGCTGGCGAATTTTGCGAGGGATGTGCTAAAGGTTCTGGGCGAAATTAGGGAGCCTAAACCAACGATGGGAGCTGAAGATTTTGCCTTTTATACAACCAAAGCCCCAGGACTGTTCATATTCCTGGGAATAAGAAACGAAGAAAAGGGAATAATTTACCCACACCACCATCCAAAGTTTAATGTGGATGAGGACATCTTGTGGATGGGAGCAGCGATCCATTCTCTTCTGACTTATCACTACCTCTCCCTTTGA
- a CDS encoding sodium:solute symporter family protein, which produces MGSLSSALIIVLGWVFLSLIVGVMAGIKRKFTLEGYLVSGRTLGLIFLYVLMAGEIYSAYAFLGTGGWAYSYGMPIMYAIGYGALAYSFGYFYARYVWKAGKAFGCVTQADYFQVRYNSKALAVLVALIGIIFNIPYLQLQLQGLGYIVHVGSLGSITPKAGIVIGMIIMMIYVYTSGLRGISWTNLLQATLMFIVAWVVLFTIPFKQFGGIGELFKTLAQTKPDHLILHPPLGISWYVSTLILSGLGFFMYPQLYPSIYGARDLKTLKRNYVLLPLYSIFMIPVILAGFTVAALGIKLSAPDEAVLKAVEITYPSWVLGVVGAAGFAAAASTASAILLSLAGLLSKNLYAIAKPTASDKELVLVSRISVILLGLLAMGLALYSPGRLVSLLLLAYAGMTQMFPGAVFGLFWKRMNKYATGTGIIAGLITVAYLRLVLKKNPLGIHFGLWGLLVNIIVTLIVAYLTKPEEELFTRFKEAVSV; this is translated from the coding sequence GTGGGCTCCTTGAGTAGTGCCTTAATAATCGTTCTGGGTTGGGTTTTCCTCAGCTTGATCGTAGGTGTTATGGCTGGGATAAAGAGGAAATTCACGCTCGAAGGATACTTGGTATCGGGGAGAACCCTTGGTCTAATATTCCTTTACGTCCTAATGGCAGGAGAAATTTACAGCGCATACGCCTTCCTCGGGACTGGAGGATGGGCATATTCCTATGGAATGCCTATAATGTATGCCATCGGATATGGGGCCCTAGCATACTCATTCGGTTACTTCTACGCTAGGTACGTTTGGAAAGCGGGAAAGGCCTTTGGATGCGTTACTCAGGCAGACTATTTCCAGGTCAGGTACAATAGCAAGGCCTTAGCAGTTTTAGTGGCGCTGATAGGGATAATCTTTAACATCCCATATCTGCAACTTCAACTTCAGGGACTTGGTTACATAGTTCACGTTGGTTCCCTTGGGAGTATTACCCCCAAGGCCGGGATAGTCATTGGAATGATTATAATGATGATATACGTTTACACCAGTGGATTAAGAGGAATTTCCTGGACTAATTTACTTCAGGCCACGTTGATGTTCATAGTGGCTTGGGTAGTCCTCTTTACAATTCCCTTTAAGCAGTTCGGTGGAATTGGAGAATTATTTAAAACCCTTGCCCAGACAAAGCCAGATCACCTAATCTTGCATCCGCCACTCGGGATAAGCTGGTACGTTTCAACCCTAATCCTCAGCGGTTTGGGCTTCTTCATGTATCCGCAACTTTATCCATCGATATACGGTGCAAGGGATCTAAAGACCCTAAAGAGGAATTATGTACTACTCCCCTTATATTCGATATTTATGATTCCCGTTATACTGGCTGGATTCACGGTTGCGGCCTTAGGAATAAAGCTAAGTGCTCCAGACGAAGCCGTACTTAAAGCCGTGGAGATAACTTATCCCTCCTGGGTTTTGGGAGTAGTTGGCGCAGCAGGATTTGCTGCGGCCGCTTCAACTGCAAGTGCAATCCTCCTCTCACTTGCAGGTCTGCTCTCAAAGAACTTATATGCAATAGCAAAGCCAACTGCAAGTGACAAGGAACTAGTCCTAGTTAGCAGGATTTCTGTAATACTATTAGGACTCCTTGCGATGGGACTTGCACTCTACAGCCCAGGAAGGCTTGTTTCCCTGCTTCTCCTGGCATACGCAGGGATGACACAAATGTTTCCAGGAGCGGTCTTTGGATTGTTCTGGAAGAGGATGAACAAGTACGCCACTGGAACTGGGATAATAGCGGGTCTAATTACGGTGGCATATCTAAGGCTCGTTCTAAAGAAGAACCCTCTCGGAATTCACTTTGGTTTGTGGGGCCTACTCGTTAACATAATAGTAACTTTGATAGTAGCATACTTAACGAAGCCCGAGGAGGAGCTCTTCACTAGGTTTAAAGAAGCAGTCTCCGTGTAG
- a CDS encoding DUF3311 domain-containing protein — protein sequence MEKSKVYSMAMLLGIIPWIAYVIVSPFLNKPGPLILGMPPLMFWNTIWLIFTSLCLYGAYKLELGGGLLE from the coding sequence ATGGAGAAAAGTAAAGTATATTCAATGGCTATGCTACTAGGAATTATACCCTGGATAGCCTACGTTATAGTATCACCATTTCTAAACAAGCCAGGCCCACTAATCCTCGGAATGCCTCCTTTAATGTTCTGGAATACTATCTGGCTAATCTTCACTTCCCTTTGCCTCTATGGAGCATATAAGCTGGAACTTGGAGGTGGGCTCCTTGAGTAG